The window TCTCCCCGAAAACCTAGACTTAAGCAAAGAGTTTTTGAATGCCTTTAATTTATTGGAAAATACAAGTAATTGCATTTTTATTACAGGTAAAGCGGGGACAGGCAAATCAACACTTCTGAAATATTTTAAATCAAAGACTCAAAAAAAAGTAGTTGTTATAGCTCCAACTGGTATTGCAGCAATCAATGTTGGTGGGCAGACAGTACATTCATTTTTTAAATTTCCTCCAAGAATAATTCAGAAAAAAAATATTGAAAGATTAAGAAATGGAGAGCTTCTTGAAAAACTTGATACTGTAATAATTGATGAGATTTCAATGGTTAGAGCTGATCTGATGGATGGTATTGACTATGCTCTTAGAATAAATCGAGATGAGATGAAAATTCCTTTTGGAGGAGCTCAAGTAATATTATTTGGAGATCTGTTTCAGTTACCCCCTGTTGTAAACAAAGAAGAACGAGAAATTATGGATAAGGAATATAAGAGTCCTTATTTTTTTGATGCAAAAATATTTAATAACATAAAATTATGCTATGTAGAGTTAACTAAAATATATAGACAGGTTGATCAAGACTTTATAGATATTCTTAATAAAATCAGAAATGGTGAACAAGTAGATAAAGACTTGGATAAGCTTAATGAGAGGGTTGATAAAAAAATACAAGAAAATAGTGCGCCTTGTATTATACTAACAACCACAAATCAACAAGCAAGGAATATAAATGAGTATAAATTGTCTATAAACTCAAATAAAGAGTTTAAATTTGAAGCCAAAATTACGGGTACTTTCGATGAAAATATATTTCCAACCGAATATTGCTTAAGGCTCAAAAAAGGTGCACAAATAATGTTAATTAAGAATGATATAAATAAGAGATGGGTAAACGGAACCCTTGCAGAAGTGGAAGATTTATCTGATGATAAAATAATGGTGAAGATAAATAAAAATATATATGAGGTTCCTCTTAGTGTTTGGCAAAAAGTTGAATATAAATATAATTCTAATAAAAATGATATAGATGAAACGATAATAGGGACATTTATTCAATATCCTTTAAAATTAGCTTGGGCAATTACTATTCATAAGAGTCAGGGACAAACATTCAATAATGTTAGTATTGATATAGGTCACGGGGCATTTGCGCATGGGCAAATATATGTTGGATTAAGCCGCTGTACTTCGCTTAAGGGAATAACTCTGAAAAAGTCGATAATAGAAAGCGATATAATTCTAGATAAACGCATATATAACTTTAGAAACAAGTTTATAAAGCACAAATTGTAAACAAATTCCAGAGACACAATACTTATATCGTTTTTTGCAAGATCTCTCTTCGCTTCGCTCATCGAGATGACAAACCTTTTTAGATTCCCGCTAACTATCCGCGGGAATGACAGACCTTTTGCCTTGCTAACTTTACCATCCCACTTTGGCTGACAATGAGTGAGCATTTTTATGGAGTTTTCGGCGAGGACTGTTTGAGCCAGCCACAAAGTGGCGAGGCGAGTTCCGCAGCCGCCAAAAAAATGCGAATGAATAGCCACCGTGGGTGCATTTCTTTTGGTTACTTTTCTTTGGGCAACAAAGAAAAGTAATACAGGGGAGCAGGGGCAGAAAAGCCCCGCAGGAATTACTGTTTGGGTTAAATAAAAAACCAGTCAAGGAATTTTTTCCTTGACTGGTTTTTTTATATTGTTTTAATTTCTAAAAGAATTTTTTAGTTTTAGGTTTTTTAACTTTTTTTAGGACAATTAACAGTGGAACTTCACCGCAGTCGGGGAAGTGCGGGCATTTTACGCATTCACCCCAAACTTTATGTGGCAGTTTATCCCGTGATATCTGCTTGTATTTTAGGTTTACAAAGAATTTTGGTTTATATGTAAGGCAAAAAACCTCGTTAACCCCAAGTTCTTTTGCTTTTTTATGGCATTCAAGTACAAGTTTTGAGCCAATTCCTTTTTTTATAAACCCTTCGGCAACTGCAAGGGCTTTTACTTCTGCCAAATCTTCCCATGATATATGTAATGCGCAGCACGCTATAACTTTACCATTTGATTCCGCAACTACATACTCTTGCAAGTTTTCATATATATCGTTAAGAGATCTTGGAAGCATTTCACGTTTTTGCGCGTAGTGGTTTATTAAAAGCTGCATTGCTTTCACATCTTTTACTTTTGCATTTCTAATTTTAAATTCAGACATTTATTTAACCACCTTTTGGGGGTTTAACACACTTTAGAGAGAAAATCCAAGCTCCAGAGCTTTTATATTCAATTCAATAAGTTCTTTTTTGCTTTCAAGAAGTACTGGGCATGCCTTTATTGCGCTTTCAAGTGAAAGTGCTTTGGATGCTTTCAAAAAAGCCCCAAGAGCAACTGAGTTTGCTACGCGAACATTTCCAAGTTTATTGGCAAGCTCTGTAGCTGGCACGAAAAAATATTTCTTTGTGTTATCAATTATTATCTTTTCTTTCGGCACAAGTGATGTATTAACAACAATTATAGCTCCAGCAACTGCATTTTTTGAGAACTTTACAAGAGAAAGTTCATTTAGTGCAATAAGCCCGGTTGAAGAAAGTACAATTGGCGAACCAATTTCTTCTGTAGATATTACTACAGTTGAGTTGGCTGTGCCGCCGCGTATTTCAGCGCCGTAGGATGGAAACCATGTTGAAAGTTTTCCTTCTTCAAGAGCGGCCTGAGCAAGCAACATACCTGCTGAAAGTGCACCCTGTCCGCCAAACCCAGCTATTATTATATTGTGTTTCATAATTTATCTCTTTTTTAATTTGATTGTCATTGACACCAGATTGCCGCGCTTCGCTCGCAATGACTTAAGATTGCTTCACACCTTCGGGATTTCCGCCTTTGGCGAGATCTAGCCCCTTGTCAGCCTGAGTCTCATCTAGACCTCGACAAAGGCGGGGGCTGACGCAATGACAGTAAAAACTAAGATCCCTCACTGCGTTTCCCGCCTTTGTCGAGGTCTAGCCTCGGGCTGACGGGATGACAGAGCTTAAATATCTTTATAAACTTTTAATGGGAATGTTTTCATAAAAGTATTTTCTACCCAAGCGATTGCATCTTTTGGAGTCATACCCCAGTCAACCGGGCATTGCGAAAGAACTTCTACTAAGGAAAACCCTTTGCCATTGATTTGGTTTTCAAACGCTTTTTTTATTGCTCTTTTTGTCTGTATAATGTTTTTGGGTGAGTTTACAGCAACTCTTTCTAAATACGAAACTCCTGGGAGCGATGAAAGCAGAGCACATACATCCATAGGGAACCCATCTCTTTTAACATCTCTGCCTGCCGGTGTCGTTGCTGTCTTTTGACCTATTAAAGTTGTTGGAGCCATTTGCCCGCCGGTCATACCGTAGTTGGCGTTATTAACAAATATTATTGTTATATTTTCACCGCGGTTTGCGGCATGCACAGTTTCTGCTGTGCCTATTGCGGCAAGGTCGCCGTCACCTTGATATGTAAATACAAAACGGTCAGGTAAAACTCTTTTTATTCCGGTTGCAACTGCCGGAGGCCTGCCGTGAGGGGCTTCTGTGACATCAAAGTTAAAGTAATCATATGCGAATACAGCGCAACCAACAGGCGCTACCGCTATGGTTTTTTCTCTAATGCCAAGTTCATCAATAACTTCAGCAACTATACGGTGAATTATCCCATGTCCGCAGCCTGGGCAGTAAAGGTGTGGTGCGTCTTTTAAGGCTTCCGGTCTTTTTAGTATGTTCATTTTATTCTTTCCAAAATAGCTTCTTCAGTTATTATACCGCCGCCAGCTTTGCCGTAAAATTCAACGGGGCATGCTCCATTAACAGCAAGGCGAACATCTTCAACCATTTGTCCATGGTTCATTTCTACAACTAAAAACTTTCTGCCGGGTTTGGCGGCTTTGCTAATTATTTGTGAGGGGAAAGGCCAAAGTGTTATAGGCCGTATGAAGCCAATTTTCAATCCTTTTGCTCTTGCGATACTGGCCGCGGCTTTTGCAACTCTTCCGGTAATGCCATAGCCAACAATAATAGTATCGGCATCTTCTATGTTTCCAACTTCGGCGCGAGTTTCGTTTTTGGCTATTTTTGCATATTTTTCTTGCAGGTGAATATTATGTTTTTCAAGAGCAAATTCATTCATTAAAAGCGAGTGTATGCTTCTTGGTGCTCTGCCCTTGCATCCATCAAGAATCCAACTGCGATCTGTTTGTGGGCGTGTTCTTGGTTTTGGGTTTTGTGGTATTTCGGCCGGTTCCATCATTTGGCCTACAATTCCGTCAGAAAGAATCATAACAGGTGTTCTATAAATTTCAGCAAGGTCAAATGCTAGAATTGCAAAGTCATACATTTCTTGAACACTGCAAGGAGCTAAAGTTAGCAGGCGATAATCGCCATGGCCGCCGCCTTTTACTGCTTGAAAGTAATCACCCTGAGCGCCGGATATATTTCCAAGCCCTGGCCCGCCGCGCTGAACATTTACAATCAGGCATGGCAGTTCGCATGCGGCAATGTAAGATATCCCTTCTTGTTTAAGTGAAATTCCCGGGGAAGACGATGATGTCATAACTCTTGTGCCGGTTGTGCTTGCGCCTAAAACCATATTAATTGCGGCAATTTCTGACTCGGCTTGAAGGAAAACTCTGCCAAGATCTGTCATTCGTTTTGACATATGCGCAGGCACTTCATTTTGGGGGGTAATTGGATAGCCAAAATATGCCATACAACCTGCTGCTATAGCACCTTCACACAACGCAATGTTACCTTTAGTAAGTGTTTTCATAGTAGTTTATTTTATGAATAAGAGGTAAGTAATAAAGTTTAATTTTAAACAGTTTCTTTACTTATCTTTATGTACTTCAATGCAGACATCGGGGCAGACCAGATAGCAAAAGCTGCATCCTGTACATGGGCTTCCTTCTTCAACAAAAATAGCCGGATGATTACCGGCCTTGTTGAACTGCTCCGACATCTTTATTTTTTTATTAGGACAAACATTTATGCAAAGTGTGCAACCTTTGCACCGCTCTGGGTTGATAATTATTTTAGCCACTGTAGTCCAATTTTATTATTTTGACTAACAAGAAGTCAAATTTATAGCAGAATTATAAAGAATTTGAGTTTTCTATTAGCTCTTTGGCGTGGGTCAGCGCGCTTTGTGTTACTTTGTTACCGGAAAGCATCTTGGCAATTTCTTCAATTTTATTATCTTGTGATAATTTACTCACTTCAGTAATTGTTTTGCCGTTTTTTTGAGTTTTTGAAACAGCGTAGTTTGTATCGCCAAAGGCCGCAATTTGTGGCAGATGTGTTATGCAAAGTATCTGCCTTTCTTTTGATAGTGCTTTTAGTTTTTTGCCTATGGCTTGGCCGGTTGGGCCGCCAACTCCTGAGTCAATTTCGTCAAATATTAAAACTGGCGAGCCATAAACATTTGAAAGCGCGGTTTTAAGCCCAAGCATCAGGCGAGAAAGTTCGCCGCCAGATGCAATGGTTTTTATGGGTTTCAACTCTTCGCCCGGGTTAGCTGAAAAAATAAAATCAACTTTATCTATTCCGTAGTTTTGCGCTTCTTGTTCTTTGGTAAGTGTTATAGCAAAGCGCGCTTTTTTCATTCCAAGTTCTTGAATTTCGGCCTCAACAGCTTTAGCAAGTTTCTGGCCAAATTTTAACCGAAGTTCGCTTAATTTTGCGCAGAGTTTATTTAACTCGGTGCTATTTTTTTCTATTTTTTTGGTAAGTTCCAAACTTGATTCTTCACTTTTTTGAAGTGTTTCAAGCTGGGCTTTTATTTTTTCTTCGTAGGCGGCAATTTCTTCAATTGTTGGGGCATACTTCTTTTTGAGTTTTTTTATTAGCTCAAGGCGTTCCATTACTTCTTGCAGTTTTTCAGGGTCTATTTCAAGTTTATCCGCAAAGGTGCTTATTCCATCAAGTGCCGATTCAAGCGTATAATAGGCGTTGCGTGTGTTATCTAACTCCTCGGACATAGCACCCGACGAGTTGTGCAGGGCCTCTAAATTTTTAATTGTTTGCATAATTGCAGAAAGCGCAGGCGCTTCACCGGTATAGAGCGCTTTGCGTGCCATTTCACAATTGTCTTTAAGCTTGCTTGCATTTTTAAGCAGCGGCAAAGTGTTTTCAAGTTCTAAATCTTCTGACGGTTTTAGGTTTGCTTCAGCAATTTCTTTTAATTGAAAAGAGTAGAGGTCTATAAGCCGCTCTTTTTGGGCAAAAGAAAGTTCAAGAGCTGCCTGGCTGTCTTTTAATTCTTTTAGTTCATAATATTTTTTTGAAATTTCAGCGGTATATTTTTCTAAGGAGCCGTAAGCGTCTAAAAACTTTCTTTGAAATGATGTTTCAAGTAAAAGTTGGTGCTCATTCTGGGTGTGTATGTCTGCTAAATTTTGTGTAATCTCATTGAGTGCTAAAAGAGTAAGGGGGGTGTCGTTGGCAAATGCTCTGCTTTTACCGGAGTTGTCAATCTCACGCCTTAAAATAAGTGTGTTGTTTTCTGCAGGTATGCAAAGAGTTTCTAATGTTTTATTAACTTCAGGAATTTTTGTTATGTCAAACTCGGCACTAATAACACAGCATGTTTGTCCGCTTCTAACAACACTTGCCGATGACCGCGCTCCAAGGGCAAGGGAAAGCGACTCCATAATAATCGATTTGCCCGCGCCGGTTTCACCGGTAAATATATTAAGCCCGGGCTCAAGGCATAGGGTTAAATCATCAATTAACGCAAAGTTTTTAATGTATAAATTAGCAAGCATAATTATTTTTTAGTCAGGGTTTTGATTTTATAGCTGGCAAAGAGCAATTTTATTATCCTCTCTTACCCCAGTTTAGTTTAGTTCTTAGAACGCTAAAATAGTTGTGTTTTTTGTTTTTAATAAGGTATAGCGGTTCGCTAAAAAGAGAAATTATAATTTTATCATCCACTTCAAGCTCATGTTTTATTTGCCCATCAATATAAATTACTGGTTTCTCTTTTGCGTCTGAGTTTACAATTAGCTTAAGTATGGATTTACTCGCAGGCATAATAAAAGGTCTTTGGCTTAGTGTGTGCGGGCAAATTGGTGTTAGAACAAGCACATCTAAATGTGGGTGCACAATAGGGCCGTTTGCTGCAAGTGAGTAGGCGGTTGAGCCGGTTGGGGTTGCAACTATTAGTCCATCGCCAATGTAATCACCTAAAAATTTCTCATTTAAGTATGCTTTAACAGTAACAATTCTGCCATTTGTTCCAGAGTGCGCTATACAGTCGTTTATGGCAAGTTCATTAATAGTTCTATTTTTATTTTCAATTTTTACAGCTAAAACAGCTCGCTCTTTAATGGTAAACTTTCCAGCAATTATATTTTTTATTGCCGCATACATTTCTTTTGGGTTTGTTTCTGCAAGGAAGCCCAGCGAGCCAAGGTTAACCCCTAAAATTGGAATTTTATACGGCACAAGCATTCTGCTTGCTTTAAGCATTGTTCCATCGCCGCCTAGAGTTACAACAGCGCATATTTTTTCATTTTTCGGAACTTTTTGTCCAAGAATAATGTAATCAATTTTGTTTAAAGCAAGCCATTTCTTTAGCTTTTCAAGTTCTTTTATGGCCAGCGCCTTGTCTTTGTTGTAAACAATACCTAATTTCATTATCATGCTCCTTTTTATCTACCTAGTGATTATAGCAAAATTTGCTATAATACGAAAAAACTGGGGGCATTTATGAAAAAAGTTTTAATTATTTTAGTTCTTTTAATAGTTGGTTTTGTTATTTATGGCGCAACACTTGGGCTTTTTGAAAAGGTTGAAGTTAATGTTACAAAAGTTGGCCCTTATAAGTTTGTTTATGCCGAGCATAAGGGTTCGTATATGAAAGTTGGCAAAGTAATGAACAATATCTTTGAAAGTTTAAACAAGGACTTTGGTATAAAAGCAGAAAGGGGATTTGGTATTTACTACGACAACCCAAAATTAGTTAAAAAAGAAAATTTAAGGAGCTCCGTTGGTTGCGTGCTTGAGTCGGAGTACTTTTCGCAAGAAGATAAAATCAAAACAAAATTTGGCATTATGGAGTATCCTGTAACGCAAAGTATAACAGCCGAGTTTCCGTATAAGAATATGGGGTCTATCATTATTGCTGTTGCTAAAGTTTACCCTGAGTTTTCAAAATATATGGAAGCAAACGGTTTTGAGCAGACAGAGTCGCTTGAAATTTACTCTATGAAAGATAAAAAAATATTTTTTAGTATGCCGTTAAAGAAAAAACAAGGGGCGCAATAATATGGCGCTTTCAGTTGGTATTGTAGGCCTGCCAAATGTTGGGAAATCAACTTTTTTTAATGCCATAACAAATGCCGGCGCTCAGGCGCAAAACTACCCGTTTTGCACAATTGAGCCAAATACCGGCGTTGTGCCTGTGCCTGATGAGCGCTTAAGCGTGCTTTCTAAAATGAGCGCTTCAATAAAAGTTGTTCCTGCAACTATTACCTGTGTGGATATCGCAGGACTTGTTAAAGGCGCTTCAAAAGGTGAAGGGCTTGGCAATAAATTTCTCTCTCATATCAGGGAAGTTAACGCTATCGCCCATGTTGTGCGCTGTTTTGACGATCAAAATGTTGTGCATGTTAATGGCAAAATTAACCCAATTGATGATATTGAAACAATAAATGTTGAGCTAATGTTGGCAGACCTTGAAATGGCTGACAAATTACAAAACACACTCTCTAAACAACTTAAAAGCGCCGACAATGAAGTAAAAGAAAAGCTTGCGCTTGTTACAAAAATAAAAATGGCGCTTGAGGCAAACAAACCAGTTCGCTCACTTGAGTTTTCGGTGGAAGAAAGTGAGCACCTTAAGCAGATGAATTTTATTAGCGCGAAAAAAGTTATTTATGTGGCAAACATAAATGAAAGTTCCATAAACAAAGAAAATGATTATGTTAAGTTGGTAAATGAGTACGCGCGTTCTTGTGGTGAAAAGTGTGAGGTTATCAGCGCAAAAATTGAAGAAGAAATTGCAATACTTGACGCGGCTGAAAAAGCAGAGTTTTTAAAAGAACTTGGCATAAAACAAAGCGGGCTTGATGTTTTTGCAAAAGAGTGCTACTCCTTGCTTGGTTTGCAAACATTTTTAACCACCGGAGTAAAAGAAACACGCGCATGGACAATTAACAAAGGCGCGACTGCTCCGCAGGCGGCCGGCGTTATACATACTGATTTTGAACGCGGTTTTATTCGCGGGAATGTTATTTCGTATGAGGATTTTGTGCGTTATGGCGGTGAAGCCGGAGCGCGTGAAAAAGGCCTTTTACGCCAAGAGGGCCGTGAGTATATTATGCGCGAAGGCGATATAGTTGAGTTTTTATTCAATGTCTGAAATAAAATCACAAAACAAGGTTTTGTATTTAATATCAATAATTGGTTTTTTTGGAATTTTTTCTGGTACAATTTCAAAAAATCCTGTTTTGCCCCTTTTTGCCCAGTCGCTTGGAGCATCCATAACAATTATTGGCTTAATTGCCGCAATTTCTCCAATTGCCGGCATACTTTTCAGCTTTCCGGTCGGCTACCTTTGCGATTCATGGGGAAGAAAGAAATTACTTTTAGTTTCTGCGTTGGTTTTCCTAATATCACCGCTTTTATACCTTCTGATAACAAACCCACTATTTTTAATACCTGTGCGTTTTTTTCACGGTATTGCCACAGCAATTTTGGGGCCTGTCGCATCTTCAATAATTTTTAGCAATTACAGAAAAGACAGGGGCGAAAAAATAGGTCTTTACTCTTCCGCCACACTTGTTGGCAGAACCGTTGCTCCAATAGTTGGTGGTTTTTTAATGGGTGCATTTGCTTACCTGGGTATGCTATGGAGTTACAGGGTTGTTTACATTGCTGCATTTGTGGTTTCTATTCCGGTTTTATTTCTTTGCTTAATGTACAAAGAAGAAGGCGTTCAAAGTAGTTTAGAAGAACTTAAAAAAACATCTTTTACGCAAATGAAAAAAGCATTGCTTAATTTTATTGGCAATGCAAAGCTTCTTGCAACAGGCCTTGCTGAAATGGCAACTTACTTTTCTTTTGGCGCATTTGAAACTTACTTTCCAATATATCTGCACTCACTTGGGGTTAGCCCTGCTAAAATCGGTATGGCATTTTCGTTGCAAATTTTGTCTATTGCGCTTACAAAACCGCTTTTTGGAAAACTTTCAGACCATATTGACCGTCGTGTACAAATTATTTTTGGTTTATTAATACTTGGTTCTGCAATTGCCGCAATGCCGGTTTTTTCAAACTTTATTATGCTTTTAATTTGTGCTGTTGTTTTTGGTTTTGGTATGTCTTTTTGCACTGTTGCAACAAGCGCGTATTCTGCGGATGTTGCCAAAATAGAAGAGTTGGGCGCTTCTATGGGGGCATTAAGTTCAATAATGGATATTGGACACTCTTCAGGGCCTTTTGTTGCGGGCGTAATTATATCTTTAATTTCATTAAAAGCAGGATTTCTTGCATGCGGTATTGTTTGCGTAATGTCGGCGGTGTTTTTTATTTACAGTGGTTTTCAAAAAAACCTTGATAAGAGAATAATTAATTAGTAAAATATAAAAATATGATACCT is drawn from Endomicrobiales bacterium and contains these coding sequences:
- a CDS encoding AAA family ATPase; protein product: MKNSNDFQRLRNKNALYNEANILPENLDLSKEFLNAFNLLENTSNCIFITGKAGTGKSTLLKYFKSKTQKKVVVIAPTGIAAINVGGQTVHSFFKFPPRIIQKKNIERLRNGELLEKLDTVIIDEISMVRADLMDGIDYALRINRDEMKIPFGGAQVILFGDLFQLPPVVNKEEREIMDKEYKSPYFFDAKIFNNIKLCYVELTKIYRQVDQDFIDILNKIRNGEQVDKDLDKLNERVDKKIQENSAPCIILTTTNQQARNINEYKLSINSNKEFKFEAKITGTFDENIFPTEYCLRLKKGAQIMLIKNDINKRWVNGTLAEVEDLSDDKIMVKINKNIYEVPLSVWQKVEYKYNSNKNDIDETIIGTFIQYPLKLAWAITIHKSQGQTFNNVSIDIGHGAFAHGQIYVGLSRCTSLKGITLKKSIIESDIILDKRIYNFRNKFIKHKL
- a CDS encoding N-acetyltransferase — protein: MSEFKIRNAKVKDVKAMQLLINHYAQKREMLPRSLNDIYENLQEYVVAESNGKVIACCALHISWEDLAEVKALAVAEGFIKKGIGSKLVLECHKKAKELGVNEVFCLTYKPKFFVNLKYKQISRDKLPHKVWGECVKCPHFPDCGEVPLLIVLKKVKKPKTKKFF
- the recN gene encoding DNA repair protein RecN, whose amino-acid sequence is MLANLYIKNFALIDDLTLCLEPGLNIFTGETGAGKSIIMESLSLALGARSSASVVRSGQTCCVISAEFDITKIPEVNKTLETLCIPAENNTLILRREIDNSGKSRAFANDTPLTLLALNEITQNLADIHTQNEHQLLLETSFQRKFLDAYGSLEKYTAEISKKYYELKELKDSQAALELSFAQKERLIDLYSFQLKEIAEANLKPSEDLELENTLPLLKNASKLKDNCEMARKALYTGEAPALSAIMQTIKNLEALHNSSGAMSEELDNTRNAYYTLESALDGISTFADKLEIDPEKLQEVMERLELIKKLKKKYAPTIEEIAAYEEKIKAQLETLQKSEESSLELTKKIEKNSTELNKLCAKLSELRLKFGQKLAKAVEAEIQELGMKKARFAITLTKEQEAQNYGIDKVDFIFSANPGEELKPIKTIASGGELSRLMLGLKTALSNVYGSPVLIFDEIDSGVGGPTGQAIGKKLKALSKERQILCITHLPQIAAFGDTNYAVSKTQKNGKTITEVSKLSQDNKIEEIAKMLSGNKVTQSALTHAKELIENSNSL
- a CDS encoding 2-oxoacid:acceptor oxidoreductase family protein, whose amino-acid sequence is MKHNIIIAGFGGQGALSAGMLLAQAALEEGKLSTWFPSYGAEIRGGTANSTVVISTEEIGSPIVLSSTGLIALNELSLVKFSKNAVAGAIIVVNTSLVPKEKIIIDNTKKYFFVPATELANKLGNVRVANSVALGAFLKASKALSLESAIKACPVLLESKKELIELNIKALELGFSL
- the ychF gene encoding redox-regulated ATPase YchF: MALSVGIVGLPNVGKSTFFNAITNAGAQAQNYPFCTIEPNTGVVPVPDERLSVLSKMSASIKVVPATITCVDIAGLVKGASKGEGLGNKFLSHIREVNAIAHVVRCFDDQNVVHVNGKINPIDDIETINVELMLADLEMADKLQNTLSKQLKSADNEVKEKLALVTKIKMALEANKPVRSLEFSVEESEHLKQMNFISAKKVIYVANINESSINKENDYVKLVNEYARSCGEKCEVISAKIEEEIAILDAAEKAEFLKELGIKQSGLDVFAKECYSLLGLQTFLTTGVKETRAWTINKGATAPQAAGVIHTDFERGFIRGNVISYEDFVRYGGEAGAREKGLLRQEGREYIMREGDIVEFLFNV
- a CDS encoding NAD(+)/NADH kinase gives rise to the protein MKLGIVYNKDKALAIKELEKLKKWLALNKIDYIILGQKVPKNEKICAVVTLGGDGTMLKASRMLVPYKIPILGVNLGSLGFLAETNPKEMYAAIKNIIAGKFTIKERAVLAVKIENKNRTINELAINDCIAHSGTNGRIVTVKAYLNEKFLGDYIGDGLIVATPTGSTAYSLAANGPIVHPHLDVLVLTPICPHTLSQRPFIMPASKSILKLIVNSDAKEKPVIYIDGQIKHELEVDDKIIISLFSEPLYLIKNKKHNYFSVLRTKLNWGKRG
- a CDS encoding GyrI-like domain-containing protein; this translates as MKKVLIILVLLIVGFVIYGATLGLFEKVEVNVTKVGPYKFVYAEHKGSYMKVGKVMNNIFESLNKDFGIKAERGFGIYYDNPKLVKKENLRSSVGCVLESEYFSQEDKIKTKFGIMEYPVTQSITAEFPYKNMGSIIIAVAKVYPEFSKYMEANGFEQTESLEIYSMKDKKIFFSMPLKKKQGAQ
- the vorB gene encoding 3-methyl-2-oxobutanoate dehydrogenase subunit VorB, translated to MKTLTKGNIALCEGAIAAGCMAYFGYPITPQNEVPAHMSKRMTDLGRVFLQAESEIAAINMVLGASTTGTRVMTSSSSPGISLKQEGISYIAACELPCLIVNVQRGGPGLGNISGAQGDYFQAVKGGGHGDYRLLTLAPCSVQEMYDFAILAFDLAEIYRTPVMILSDGIVGQMMEPAEIPQNPKPRTRPQTDRSWILDGCKGRAPRSIHSLLMNEFALEKHNIHLQEKYAKIAKNETRAEVGNIEDADTIIVGYGITGRVAKAAASIARAKGLKIGFIRPITLWPFPSQIISKAAKPGRKFLVVEMNHGQMVEDVRLAVNGACPVEFYGKAGGGIITEEAILERIK
- a CDS encoding thiamine pyrophosphate-dependent enzyme, with amino-acid sequence MNILKRPEALKDAPHLYCPGCGHGIIHRIVAEVIDELGIREKTIAVAPVGCAVFAYDYFNFDVTEAPHGRPPAVATGIKRVLPDRFVFTYQGDGDLAAIGTAETVHAANRGENITIIFVNNANYGMTGGQMAPTTLIGQKTATTPAGRDVKRDGFPMDVCALLSSLPGVSYLERVAVNSPKNIIQTKRAIKKAFENQINGKGFSLVEVLSQCPVDWGMTPKDAIAWVENTFMKTFPLKVYKDI
- a CDS encoding MFS transporter, whose amino-acid sequence is MSEIKSQNKVLYLISIIGFFGIFSGTISKNPVLPLFAQSLGASITIIGLIAAISPIAGILFSFPVGYLCDSWGRKKLLLVSALVFLISPLLYLLITNPLFLIPVRFFHGIATAILGPVASSIIFSNYRKDRGEKIGLYSSATLVGRTVAPIVGGFLMGAFAYLGMLWSYRVVYIAAFVVSIPVLFLCLMYKEEGVQSSLEELKKTSFTQMKKALLNFIGNAKLLATGLAEMATYFSFGAFETYFPIYLHSLGVSPAKIGMAFSLQILSIALTKPLFGKLSDHIDRRVQIIFGLLILGSAIAAMPVFSNFIMLLICAVVFGFGMSFCTVATSAYSADVAKIEELGASMGALSSIMDIGHSSGPFVAGVIISLISLKAGFLACGIVCVMSAVFFIYSGFQKNLDKRIIN